The Streptomyces sp. Je 1-332 genome has a window encoding:
- the rplF gene encoding 50S ribosomal protein L6, whose protein sequence is MSRIGKLPITVPAGVDVTIDGRTVSVKGPKGSLSHTVVAPIDVAKGEDGVLSVTRPNDERQNKALHGLSRTLVANMITGVTTGYVKKLEISGVGYRVLAKGSNLEFSLGYSHPILVEAPEGITFKVESATKLSVEGIDKQKVGEVAANIRKLRKPDPYKAKGVKYEGEVIRRKVGKAGK, encoded by the coding sequence ATGTCGCGTATTGGCAAGCTCCCCATCACGGTTCCCGCCGGCGTGGACGTCACCATCGACGGCCGGACGGTCTCGGTTAAGGGTCCCAAGGGCTCCCTTTCCCACACCGTCGTCGCGCCGATCGACGTCGCCAAGGGTGAGGACGGCGTGCTGAGCGTCACCCGCCCGAACGACGAGCGTCAGAACAAGGCCCTGCACGGCCTGTCCCGCACGCTGGTGGCCAACATGATCACCGGCGTGACCACGGGTTACGTGAAGAAGCTCGAGATCAGCGGTGTCGGTTACCGCGTGCTCGCGAAGGGCTCCAACCTGGAGTTCTCGCTGGGCTACAGCCACCCGATCCTGGTCGAGGCCCCCGAGGGCATCACCTTCAAGGTGGAGTCCGCGACCAAGCTTTCGGTCGAGGGCATCGACAAGCAGAAGGTCGGCGAGGTTGCGGCCAACATCCGCAAGCTCCGCAAGCCCGACCCGTACAAGGCCAAGGGTGTCAAGTACGAGGGCGAAGTCATCCGGCGCAAGGTCGGAAAGGCAGGTAAGTAA
- the rplR gene encoding 50S ribosomal protein L18, translating to MAYGVKIAKGDAYKRAAKARRHIRIRKNVSGTAERPRLVVTRSNRNIVAQVIDDLKGHTLASASTLDTTIRGGEADKSAQAKQVGALVAERAKAAGVETVVFDRGGNKYAGRIAALADAAREAGLKF from the coding sequence ATGGCATACGGTGTGAAGATCGCCAAGGGTGACGCTTACAAGCGTGCCGCCAAGGCCCGCCGCCACATCCGCATCCGCAAGAACGTGTCGGGTACGGCGGAGCGTCCGCGCCTCGTCGTGACGCGCTCCAACCGCAACATCGTTGCTCAGGTCATCGACGACCTCAAGGGTCACACCCTTGCGTCGGCGTCGACCCTGGACACCACGATCCGCGGCGGCGAGGCTGACAAGTCGGCCCAGGCCAAGCAGGTCGGCGCGCTCGTTGCCGAGCGTGCCAAGGCCGCGGGTGTCGAGACCGTCGTGTTCGACCGCGGTGGCAACAAGTACGCCGGGCGCATTGCCGCTCTGGCGGACGCCGCCCGCGAAGCCGGGCTGAAGTTCTAA